In Brassica napus cultivar Da-Ae chromosome C2, Da-Ae, whole genome shotgun sequence, the sequence GTTATTGTTCAAAAGAACTGATTGCAGCTTCATATGGTTATCATTTGTAACTCGTGACAAAACTAATAGTTctacagataaaaaaaaatacatagaaaTCATCAGTCACATATCAAGAGATTATATATACTTCAATCATCATCTGAGGTCATCTGCCAAGATCACTGAAATAATAGTCATTGTCCCCAAAAGCTTTGAATATCTTTTTCTAAAACAACTTTATGCTCTTTccccaaaataaaatacatttttctttgCCTTAGCATTATTTTAGAACATAAATCAATCTCTAGTAGAGAAAAacagaataaatatatttttttcagcaAAAATCAACATTCCATGTCAAATAATTATTGGCTAGGTAGATCACCAGAACAGAAATAAAACAacagaaatagaaaaaatgtcaaatataaGCATATGCATATGAGAACGTAGAAACTACATATGGAATTTAGACTCTAAATTGCATGAGCCTATGAGGGAACAAATATACGTTAAGAAAGCATTCAAATTCCTGCATAGAAAAATGCCGCACTTTTAATGTCTAGGAGAAGCTGTGTGGAAAATAAGAAGCTAGCCTTCTCCACAGAGTTGGGATCAACAACGAACTCCTCAATGATACATTGTCGACTTCGTATAAAGATGTTGCTCCTAGCTGCGCAAAATAGGATCCTCTCTAACACCATAGACTTTCGCGTGGCACCAGCCCGATGAGGAATCCAAGCTTTACTTGCTTTGTTGGACCAACAGACTGCTCCTGTTAAAAAAATGGCAGTTTGTAAAGCTATTTGTGGAAAACACAACTTGAAGAAGTAAAACAGTCGCAGATTTCGTACTTCCTGCAGCAAAAAGCCTCGAGTGCGTCTTACTCTTCACCCACTTGTTGTGATTCTATCTCACTCTGTTGAGCGGTAAGACTTCTGGCTGAAGCAAAAAATCACCAGCCTAAAGGACACACAACAGAGACATGAATGCATGAGAAACATACCAAGAATTTAGGATAACAGTCATTAATTGTGTTAACCAAAGATCATCtataatagtatattttacAGAACCACAAAGCTGTAAAATTAGTTACAAACCAATTCAGGACTCTCTGTGTAATAATAAGGGGAAGCACTACAAAGACTGAGTAAAATGATAACATATTACCTTGTCAAGAATGAGCTTGTACTCCACAAGTTCATTGTAAAAGTGCTGCAACTTGATTTCAGAAAAGGTGAGAGAAATTAAGCATAGGGCTGAAGAAATGGGAAGTAATGACTGTcccagaaattaaaaaaaaaacagacagaGCAGTTATTGGGTTTATGCCGGCATTAGACTCCAACCTAAAGCACTGTGGTGTCGAGTTCAGGTTATGATCTGGTGTTTAATAATCTAATGTAGCATATAAACTGCAGAATGTATTATGGAAGTATACATACCTCCGAAAATAATTGTTGCCAGCTGCTGCCACCTTGTCAAAGTAGAGATAGGTGCGAGAAGTTGCGTTCGGGAATAACCAACATGCATATGAATTGTATATCAGTTACAGAGAGTTGTAGAGATTGtttgatatgtaattaaataaataaaaacatataagcAATTCTCTGAAAAACCagcaatcaaacaacataagtATAACTACCTCCAACAATTTTTGGGCTGACACAATAACCTTTGGGTCTAGGCCCTAGCTCTGTAATTTTCAAGAAATGCAGTAGCCAATTCATTGAACACACGAAGCCAACCCGATACATCCCTGTACATGTATATTGTTTGGACTGATGTTAaaagttttattcttttaattaatgtaaGAACAGACGCCAATAAAGAAACTTTTGGATATGAGAATGAGGCTGACCTTTGAATTTTTGGTTGCTACGTGTAACGTTGAACCCAGTAACAGAGTACATCGAGCCTTCCTGTTTGAAGGTGTTGAGCCAGTGTGCGTTAACAGAACCTTAAATCATGGTCAAAAACAAAAGGGATTTGAATCTCTGGTTTGAGTTTAAAAAAAGTAGTGAAAGGAGGAAGAAAGAGTTACGGGATTTCTGAAAGTGATGTTTATGGGATGAAAGCTAACCTTTTTATAGCTATAGAGCCACCGCCGCCTTGTGATGAGGGAAGATGAATTGAATGAGGAATCTTGTTTGGATTGGGTCAAAGGAGTTAAGACGGTAGTTAATGACGATGAATCAATGCATTCCATAACGGTTTGTACGAGATGAATCTAAGACGAAACGGTTTCGATTCATAGATTCATCATGAAGAACCCTCTCGAGGACACCATTGTTGCTTGAGCTAGACAGAGATCGCAGAACGATGAACCCTAGATGTCGACATCCCCattcttgaagaagatgaatgcAAGAGGCGTACGTTGTTTTTTTAACAGCCcaagaaaataagaaagaagCCCATAAATAAAACCGTAAACCCCACTTTTAAGCAAATTAAACGAAAGCAAGGGAAACTCAATAATTAAGAGACACGTGTTGCTCTTTCATCTCTCTATTTGATGACGTGTCTCTCTCACAGGAgagaaacatatttatatatatatagatatgccATGAAAAGAATTAATTCAAATAACTTCCACCAAACCAATTAACACATTCAATCAAACGTAGCCGTTGTTAGACACAAATTTTAAAAGTGAATTGAGCGCCACGACTTCAAAAGGATAATGATATATATGCCAAAATCCCAGGACAAGTAGTTTCATACAACCAAATTATCCAACAAAGTAGACCACACAAATACTTTTGCCCCAACACCAACCAAAGTAAACatcccgcgcgaagcgcgggccgaccctagtacaGAATATAAtaatgatttcttagttaaTTGATAGCATTAACTGATTTGTGTGACTGCGACGAATTAGGAAAAGAAATCATAatgttgttttgatatttttaaaaggaGAGTGCATAGAATTAGGAAATGATGTTGAGTTTTAGGAAGGAAATAAGTATGATTATGTTCGATTTTGTACTCACATTAAATATAATGATATCCAAAATCGGCTAAACCGTAAAATCCTTAAACCATGATGATTAAACCATTTCTCTGCGTACATGTCAACCTAAACCATCTAATCTATACAGACTGTTACTAAAAGGCCAAACATATCTGAACTTTTATTTCTAACCAAACACCCGAAATTATGGGCTTCTAAACGGACTGGATTTTGAACTTGATTATAGGgttaaattaataaatgtatTTAAGCGACAGAGTTTTAATCAGAGTGGCATGATAAGGTAATTTTTGAGGAAAACTTAGAGCTAAGTACaaaatgtacttcagttttaatagattagatacaaCAAACTCGTACTATTAGAGGCCCTACGTACTAACTATCTCCTTatctttttagcaaaaaaatgtAAGTGGCTACAATAGAATCACTCATCGTTGTAAATACAGCTGGTTTGTGTGGTTTGGTGTTGACTGAGAATAATCAACTCTTTGTATGAATAGGTCTTCACCTGCGTTCTAACTAAAACACATTCGCATATTTTCGTTATACAGATCGGTTGGTCGAAAAGCGATCGATTTTCAAgaggtgatttttattttttgtattttacatatttatttcaTCTCAATTGTTCATATCATTCATAGATTAAATCCAAAAGaatagtatatattatctaGGCTGGAATTTGCAGAAAAATATTATCAGGACTATGAATTCAAAGATCTGCTCTCTAGCTGTTATTGATTACTTATTTCATGTTTGAGCAGGAGACTTATGGCTGAGCTAGCAGTGGCACTTTTACCGTTTGCAGTCGAGAGGCTTTGGAACCTCCTTGTCCGAGAAACTGAGCGATTTCAAGGAGTTGAAGAGCAGTTCAAGGGATTAAAAAATGATGTGAAAACGTTAAGGTGCTTTTTGAAAGATGCGGAGGCCAAGAAACATTCAAGTGAAATGGTGAAAAAAGTTATCAAAGACATCAAAGAAATTGTTTTTGATGCAGAAGATATCATAGAAACCTTTCTTCTGAAGAAAGAACTCGGAGAATCAAGCAGCAGCAGCGTCAAAAGATTTGCATACGTTAAGGTGAAAAGCATGGTGCTTGGGTTTGATATGAAACCTATAAGTAAGAGGATCTCTAAGGTGATCCTTGATATGCAGAATCTTGACGTACAGAAGTTCATTGTCAATGAAGAGGATATGCAGTCTCTACTGgtaaaagaaagagaaatgCGACAAACATTTCCTACAAGTGACGAAGACCATCTTGTTGGGTTAGAGAGAAGTGTTGAGAGATTGGTTGGCTATTTGGTGGAGGAGGATAGCAGTCAAGTGGTTTCTATAACTGGATAGTtttaaatgttgttttttttttttttttatgatgctGATCATGTATGTAGTGATAGAAGCCTATTAAAGGTGGAAGAATCGAAATACTGGACATTAGCACTAAGACCAAATTCAATTTAAATTTGCTTGCTTTAGATTAAACTGTTTCTTAATTACTAATGAGTTGATTCCATTCCACGaaagatttgcttctcaaatacTAACATATCATAAACTTGGGGGTAGAGTGCAATTGAAATATAAACTTAATGTTTATGAGAGACACTGATACATCCATcatctttgttattttcaaCTTCACATTCTTCTCTTATTATGTGTACAGTGTACATGATTAGATATTTAGTAGAAGTGTAGGACCGTTTTCGTATAAGTACCACATAGATGACCAATATGGATGTAGTAGCTTTCAGTCAAAAAGACAGTTCATAACAAACAATACTAACTCAATATTGAATTAGTGTATGCCTTTCacaattcttttgtttttcaatcGATTACAGAAGAAGACTACAGAAGTTGAAAATTTCAGTGGCTTGATCACCAAGCAAGGCAGACCTAAGGTAGACAAGTATTGTAGCCCAAAGCCTGACTTGGGGACAGACTATCGTCCCGTAAGACAGCTATTAATGCATTCAGGGCTTAAGATAAGATGCTCAGAAGATGACAGAGGTTAACAAGGTTCACCTCTATTAATCCGAAACAATGGAACAAAGAAACG encodes:
- the LOC106447669 gene encoding uncharacterized protein LOC106447669, which encodes MYSVTGFNVTRSNQKFKGMYRVGFVCSMNWLLHFLKITELGPRPKGYCVSPKIVGGGSSWQQLFSESLLPISSALCLISLTFSEIKLQHFYNELVEYKLILDKAGDFLLQPEVLPLNRVR